A genomic window from Streptomyces sp. WMMC940 includes:
- a CDS encoding lantibiotic dehydratase: MGTGRVETTMPFMLRVAGLPVDSVRRLRCPASRRWADDVLIETERLAVEGTRLGGLLHGLIGHNDDESSRRLLLAVRRAVFNNRLPRDADIALAQVRAQDPDTARMLERWLTDRRALDGRRAEGAALLARETARARAALGRLAGEPRLRGGLLLASPTLDAQLDDWQRRLAADPHRAPGKRDRKIERSLLAYLYRTACKTSPFSTFTGVVPGEFTMDGMAPGGTPAAGADLARRSGEGAARSSGGDPGRRSGEGAARWCGDDPAPCSGEGAAPYPVGRSAPRADAGPRPRGDDGPFPGAHDALAVRVDDEWTGRARLNVAALGRLAEAVTSDPARRADLPLALAPGWGRVGDRVRYVRRWTTSGEEDTAVTFDAVQDRLFFLRRSGTLERLIALLEDRGSLRHGELAAWLAADRGATAVEAEQYLTALLDIGMVQVPGLRTGVHDIDPLRAFQDSLRALGSDWASELAGRLGTPLARLDRFAAEAPRDRRELLDGLREDLRAVQTELGAARGRVPQTVLYEDVAAGRDVRLPLDLWTRSVAGALGAVERVLPAFDLTLPQRITFKGFFVARHGRGGRCDDLLKLVHDFHEDFFDQYISFTSRRTPFDSEGRYVPEENWLGLPQLKALDNARQTFAEGMRALWENHEGGGDLVVGETLLAEVAGELDPITPPFMPLSHHVQLAVPRGGEPLAVLNRSYGGVSFPFSRFAHGFEGLEERLLHRAGELCPEGAVLAEVTGGPVTSNLNLHGRLTEYEIVCPGESAGPPGPYGLHLDDLHLVHDETEDRLVLRSARLGREVVPVYLGYLVPLALPELPRTLLLLSPSSMSPLNVWGGVPESDPVGGVTRRPRVRHGGVVLSRRSWSAPASALPLHSGGATQEEWFLGWHAFRRAHGLPDRVFATVTDGGARGATGAKPQYVDLDSPLSLAAFEGTLRTSEARVVLREMLPDESGLHVSSARGRHVAELAVETTAVPTRPKGRR, translated from the coding sequence ATGGGCACCGGAAGGGTGGAGACCACGATGCCGTTCATGCTCCGCGTCGCCGGGCTGCCCGTCGACAGCGTGCGCCGACTCCGCTGCCCGGCGAGCCGCCGCTGGGCCGACGACGTGCTCATCGAGACCGAGCGGCTGGCCGTCGAGGGTACGCGCCTCGGCGGTCTGCTGCACGGGCTGATCGGACACAACGACGACGAGTCGTCCCGGCGCCTGCTGCTCGCCGTGCGCCGTGCGGTGTTCAACAACCGGCTGCCCAGGGACGCGGACATCGCGCTCGCGCAGGTCCGTGCACAGGACCCGGACACCGCGCGGATGCTGGAGCGCTGGCTCACCGACCGCCGGGCTCTCGACGGGCGCAGGGCCGAAGGCGCGGCTCTGCTCGCCCGGGAGACGGCCCGTGCCCGGGCAGCCCTCGGCCGACTGGCGGGGGAGCCGCGGTTGCGCGGCGGTCTGCTGCTGGCGTCCCCCACGCTGGATGCGCAACTCGACGACTGGCAGCGCCGGCTGGCCGCCGATCCGCACCGTGCGCCGGGGAAGAGGGACCGCAAGATCGAGCGCTCGCTGCTGGCGTATCTGTACCGCACGGCGTGCAAGACGAGTCCGTTCAGCACCTTCACCGGCGTGGTGCCGGGGGAGTTCACGATGGACGGAATGGCACCGGGCGGGACTCCGGCGGCCGGCGCGGACCTCGCGCGGCGTTCCGGGGAGGGTGCGGCACGGAGTTCCGGCGGGGACCCTGGGCGGCGTTCCGGGGAGGGTGCGGCTCGGTGGTGCGGCGACGATCCGGCCCCGTGCTCCGGCGAGGGGGCGGCCCCGTACCCCGTGGGCCGTTCGGCCCCTCGTGCGGACGCCGGACCCCGCCCGCGCGGCGACGACGGTCCGTTCCCCGGTGCCCACGACGCGCTGGCCGTCCGTGTCGACGACGAGTGGACCGGCCGCGCCCGGCTCAACGTGGCCGCTCTCGGCAGGCTCGCCGAGGCGGTCACCTCCGACCCCGCCCGGCGCGCCGATCTGCCACTGGCCCTCGCGCCCGGCTGGGGCCGGGTCGGTGACCGGGTGCGCTATGTGCGCCGCTGGACCACCTCCGGTGAGGAGGACACCGCCGTCACCTTCGACGCCGTCCAGGACCGGCTGTTCTTCCTGCGCCGCAGCGGCACCCTGGAGCGGCTCATCGCGCTGCTCGAGGACCGCGGCAGCCTCCGCCACGGCGAACTCGCCGCCTGGCTGGCCGCCGACCGCGGCGCCACCGCCGTCGAGGCGGAGCAGTACCTGACCGCCCTCCTCGACATCGGCATGGTCCAGGTCCCGGGACTGCGCACCGGCGTCCACGACATCGATCCGCTGCGGGCCTTCCAGGACTCGCTCCGCGCCCTCGGCAGCGACTGGGCCTCCGAACTCGCCGGCCGTCTCGGCACACCGCTCGCCCGCCTGGACCGTTTCGCCGCCGAGGCACCGCGCGACCGCCGCGAACTGCTCGACGGGCTGCGGGAGGACCTGCGGGCCGTGCAGACGGAACTGGGCGCCGCGCGCGGCAGGGTGCCGCAGACGGTGCTGTACGAGGACGTCGCCGCCGGCCGGGACGTACGGCTGCCCCTGGACCTCTGGACGCGGTCCGTCGCCGGGGCGCTGGGCGCCGTCGAACGCGTCCTGCCCGCCTTCGACCTCACCCTGCCGCAGCGCATCACCTTCAAGGGCTTCTTCGTCGCCCGCCACGGCCGCGGCGGACGCTGCGACGACCTGCTGAAACTCGTCCACGACTTCCACGAGGACTTCTTCGACCAGTACATCTCGTTCACCTCCCGGCGCACCCCCTTCGACTCCGAGGGACGGTACGTCCCGGAGGAGAACTGGCTGGGACTGCCGCAGCTCAAGGCGCTCGACAACGCCCGGCAGACGTTCGCCGAGGGCATGCGCGCCCTGTGGGAGAACCACGAGGGCGGTGGCGACCTCGTCGTCGGGGAGACCCTGCTCGCCGAGGTCGCCGGTGAACTCGACCCGATCACACCGCCGTTCATGCCGCTGAGCCATCACGTCCAGCTCGCCGTTCCGCGCGGGGGAGAGCCTCTGGCGGTGCTCAACCGCTCCTACGGAGGCGTCTCGTTCCCGTTCAGCCGCTTCGCCCACGGTTTCGAAGGACTGGAGGAGCGGCTGCTGCACCGCGCCGGCGAACTCTGCCCGGAAGGCGCCGTGCTGGCCGAGGTCACCGGCGGCCCGGTCACCAGCAACCTCAACCTCCACGGCCGGCTGACCGAGTACGAGATCGTCTGCCCGGGCGAGAGCGCCGGCCCGCCCGGGCCGTACGGCCTCCACCTCGACGATCTGCATCTGGTGCACGACGAGACCGAGGACCGGCTCGTCCTGCGGTCCGCCCGGCTCGGCCGCGAGGTCGTCCCCGTGTATCTCGGCTACCTCGTACCGCTCGCGCTGCCGGAGCTGCCCCGCACCCTGCTGCTGCTCTCGCCCAGCTCCATGTCCCCGCTGAACGTGTGGGGCGGCGTTCCCGAGAGCGATCCCGTCGGCGGGGTCACCCGCAGACCACGGGTGCGGCACGGCGGTGTCGTGCTCAGCCGGCGCAGCTGGAGCGCCCCCGCCTCCGCCCTTCCGTTGCACAGCGGGGGTGCGACGCAGGAGGAGTGGTTCCTGGGGTGGCACGCGTTCCGGCGCGCCCACGGACTGCCCGACCGGGTCTTCGCCACCGTCACGGACGGCGGGGCGCGCGGCGCGACCGGGGCCAAGCCGCAGTACGTCGACCTCGACAGCCCGCTGTCCCTGGCCGCGTTCGAGGGCACGCTCAGGACGTCGGAGGCCCGTGTGGTCCTCCGCGAGATGCTGCCCGACGAAAGCGGACTGCACGTGTCGTCCGCGCGGGGCCGCCATGTCGCCGAACTGGCCGTGGAGACCACGGCCGTCCCCACCCGACCGAAGGGACGACGATGA
- a CDS encoding nitroreductase family protein gives MGYAHDYAAAIMRRGRVPMPPADFVPDWADGPRKTKFYPGADTVPLPGHTMPSGATVGRGLAPAHDGPERAFDLPALSGMLRDSYGLTGRRLGVQANTDLGALPFHPLANWSRGTASGGGLYPVSIYWVSGPSGPLPPGVHYYATRHHAMQRLLTGEVSGEVREALGEPAPTTPGVPTTPGEPAGPGAFAVSASSAVSAAAGEPPVTGGPASAAERAAGTDQFLVLGVKYWQNAFKYNSFSFHAVTMDVGTVVQTWRIWARAQGLSVEPLMWFDEQRLARLLGIRTQDEGVFAVVPLRWQGARARPAPPASTAAVRRRDLERSRTVLAFDAVTRMQETTEEHAARRPAAGALAPAAAPVPDPGLPAVPLPAPPALDADVRTAMRDRRSSFGRFDAARPLSAEQLASCLAAAAAGASLGGDTGTGTTPIAGLYAFVGHTEGIAPGTYSYDAAAHTLRLVKAGPPGTFLQRNYFLANYNLEQTGAVLVPTVRTRAVLDAVGDRGYRIANAVVGAISQSVYTAASALGVGCGAALGFDNISYIEELGLESTGEAPLLIMMLGNERPGPADFRHEIV, from the coding sequence ATGGGGTACGCCCATGACTACGCCGCCGCCATCATGCGGAGGGGCAGGGTCCCCATGCCGCCGGCGGACTTCGTCCCGGACTGGGCGGACGGTCCGCGGAAGACCAAGTTCTATCCGGGTGCCGACACCGTGCCGCTGCCCGGTCACACCATGCCGTCCGGCGCGACGGTGGGCCGCGGACTGGCCCCGGCCCATGACGGCCCCGAGCGAGCGTTCGACCTGCCGGCCCTGTCCGGCATGCTGCGGGACTCCTACGGTCTCACGGGGCGCCGGCTCGGCGTCCAGGCCAACACCGACCTCGGCGCGCTGCCGTTCCACCCGCTCGCCAACTGGTCCCGCGGTACCGCGTCCGGTGGCGGCCTCTACCCCGTGAGCATCTACTGGGTGTCCGGGCCGAGCGGCCCCCTGCCGCCCGGTGTGCACTACTACGCGACCCGGCACCACGCCATGCAGCGCCTCCTCACCGGCGAGGTCTCCGGTGAGGTGCGCGAGGCACTCGGCGAACCGGCGCCCACCACGCCGGGGGTTCCCACCACGCCGGGGGAGCCGGCCGGGCCGGGCGCGTTCGCCGTGTCCGCGTCGTCCGCCGTTTCCGCCGCTGCGGGTGAGCCCCCGGTGACCGGCGGACCGGCATCCGCCGCCGAACGGGCCGCCGGAACGGACCAGTTCCTCGTGCTCGGCGTCAAGTACTGGCAGAACGCGTTCAAGTACAACTCCTTCTCCTTCCACGCCGTCACGATGGACGTCGGCACCGTCGTGCAGACATGGCGGATCTGGGCCAGGGCACAGGGTCTCTCCGTCGAGCCGCTGATGTGGTTCGACGAGCAGCGGCTCGCCCGGCTGCTGGGGATCCGCACGCAGGACGAGGGGGTGTTCGCCGTCGTACCGCTGCGCTGGCAGGGTGCGCGGGCCAGGCCCGCCCCGCCGGCGTCCACGGCGGCCGTCCGCCGCCGCGACCTCGAACGCTCGCGCACCGTCCTCGCCTTCGACGCCGTCACGAGGATGCAGGAGACGACGGAGGAGCACGCCGCCCGGCGGCCGGCGGCCGGGGCGCTCGCCCCCGCGGCCGCACCCGTCCCCGACCCCGGGCTGCCGGCGGTCCCGCTGCCCGCGCCGCCGGCGCTGGACGCCGATGTGCGCACCGCGATGCGCGACCGCCGCAGCAGCTTCGGCCGTTTCGACGCCGCGCGGCCCCTGAGCGCCGAACAGCTGGCGTCCTGCCTGGCAGCCGCGGCCGCCGGCGCGTCCCTCGGCGGTGACACCGGCACCGGTACCACCCCGATCGCCGGTCTGTACGCCTTCGTCGGCCACACCGAGGGCATCGCCCCCGGCACCTACTCCTACGACGCGGCCGCACACACCCTGCGGCTGGTGAAGGCCGGGCCGCCCGGCACCTTCCTCCAGAGGAACTACTTCCTGGCCAACTACAACCTGGAGCAGACCGGCGCGGTCCTCGTGCCGACCGTCCGCACCCGTGCCGTGCTCGATGCCGTCGGCGACCGCGGCTACCGCATCGCCAACGCGGTGGTCGGCGCGATCTCGCAGAGCGTCTACACCGCCGCCTCCGCACTCGGCGTCGGCTGCGGCGCAGCGCTCGGCTTCGACAACATCTCGTACATCGAGGAACTCGGCCTCGAAAGCACCGGAGAGGCACCCCTGCTGATCATGATGCTCGGCAATGAACGGCCCGGTCCGGCCGACTTCCGTCACGAGATCGTCTGA
- a CDS encoding TOMM precursor leader peptide-binding protein: MPADTNTPATVVSASTTAVQASAPATAAIPTTTAPAASQGPTTTAPATAATAPTTTPPDSPATARDRSCEELAFLLGPALARHGIRARPDVAALGVRDAFAPAVTDAAGRDAVRTTAGPEDPRAVAGAGAPRAEAGVDALRAAAGPDAPRAAGTEPPVTVRVYGHHALLGPLGSGRDGESRRPCAHCLERRWQAVRSVALREALELGSGTRAAGRLPYVTPFAADALAALVAGLVAGPGPRTGLFPPVHLVDLRSLTVRHYPLVPDPECPRCAVPEEDTPEAAALALLPAPKVRPDSFRVRDIGDYGLTVEPFANPLCGALGPSVVHDVSSTSTSATIGCFSMRSGDYLRETFWGGHADSFGHSVRIGVLEGLERYAGMRPRAKRARVTGSLDGLRARGAHAVDPRVCGLYSDDFHRANPRVGPFTPDREIPWVWGWSLRDQRPVLVPEVLTYYHTPGLENRFVQESSNGCASGGCLEEAVYFGLMEVVERDAFLLTWYGQARLPELDPRTSTRPATRHMVERLEMYGYEARFFDTRISFPVPVVTGVAVRHDGGPGRMCFGAGAGLDPEAALAGALCEIATDAVNLQGRTERDEPRLRAMAEDFDRVAALHDHPLVYGIPEMGRHARFLLGEPGEPRPPRIAMEELYGDGSVPPVSDDLRDDLVRCLDAVTGAGFDVVVVDQTMPEQRRLGLRTVSVLVPGLLPIDFGWSRQRALGMPRMRTALREAGLRAHDLTPADLNPAPHPFP, translated from the coding sequence ATGCCCGCTGACACGAACACGCCCGCGACCGTCGTGAGTGCGTCCACGACGGCCGTGCAGGCGTCGGCGCCCGCGACTGCCGCGATCCCGACCACCACCGCGCCCGCTGCGTCGCAAGGCCCGACCACCACCGCGCCCGCAACTGCCGCGACCGCACCGACAACCACTCCGCCGGACTCCCCGGCCACGGCCCGTGACCGGTCCTGCGAGGAACTGGCCTTCCTCCTGGGCCCCGCGCTCGCCCGGCACGGCATCCGTGCTCGGCCCGACGTCGCCGCCCTGGGCGTGCGCGACGCCTTCGCCCCGGCCGTGACCGACGCGGCCGGGCGGGACGCCGTGCGGACGACGGCCGGACCTGAGGACCCGCGGGCGGTGGCCGGGGCCGGCGCCCCCCGCGCCGAGGCAGGGGTGGACGCCCTCCGTGCCGCGGCCGGGCCGGACGCCCCCCGCGCCGCCGGGACCGAACCCCCCGTGACCGTCCGGGTGTACGGCCACCACGCCCTCCTCGGGCCTCTCGGATCCGGCCGCGACGGGGAGTCCCGCCGCCCCTGCGCTCACTGCCTGGAGCGGCGCTGGCAGGCCGTGCGGTCGGTGGCCCTGCGGGAGGCGCTGGAGCTGGGCTCCGGCACCAGGGCCGCGGGCCGGCTCCCGTACGTCACGCCGTTCGCCGCGGACGCGCTCGCCGCCCTGGTCGCGGGCCTCGTCGCCGGTCCAGGCCCCCGTACCGGCCTCTTCCCGCCCGTGCACCTCGTGGACCTACGGTCCCTGACGGTACGTCACTACCCGCTGGTGCCCGATCCGGAGTGCCCACGTTGCGCGGTGCCGGAAGAGGACACCCCGGAGGCCGCCGCCCTCGCCCTCCTTCCCGCGCCCAAGGTCCGCCCGGACAGCTTCCGGGTCCGCGACATCGGCGACTACGGCCTGACCGTCGAGCCGTTCGCCAACCCGCTGTGCGGCGCGCTCGGGCCGTCCGTCGTCCACGACGTGTCGTCCACGTCCACCTCCGCCACCATCGGCTGCTTCTCCATGCGGTCCGGCGACTACCTCCGCGAGACGTTCTGGGGCGGACACGCCGACAGCTTCGGCCACAGCGTCCGCATCGGCGTACTGGAAGGGCTGGAGCGGTACGCCGGGATGCGCCCGCGTGCCAAGCGCGCCCGCGTGACGGGCTCGCTCGACGGGCTGCGGGCCCGCGGTGCCCACGCCGTCGACCCACGCGTGTGCGGGCTCTACTCCGACGACTTCCACCGGGCCAACCCGAGGGTCGGACCGTTCACCCCCGATCGCGAGATCCCCTGGGTGTGGGGTTGGTCGCTGCGCGACCAACGCCCCGTCCTGGTGCCCGAGGTACTGACGTACTACCACACTCCCGGCCTGGAGAACCGGTTCGTCCAGGAGAGCTCCAACGGCTGTGCCTCCGGCGGCTGTCTGGAGGAGGCCGTCTACTTCGGGCTCATGGAGGTCGTCGAGCGGGACGCCTTCCTCCTCACCTGGTACGGGCAGGCACGCCTCCCGGAACTCGACCCCCGCACCAGCACCCGCCCCGCCACCCGCCACATGGTGGAGCGGCTGGAGATGTACGGGTACGAGGCCCGGTTCTTCGACACCCGCATCTCCTTCCCCGTACCCGTCGTCACCGGCGTCGCCGTGCGACACGACGGCGGACCCGGCCGGATGTGCTTCGGCGCGGGCGCCGGGCTCGACCCCGAGGCCGCGCTCGCCGGAGCGCTGTGCGAGATCGCCACCGATGCCGTCAACCTGCAGGGCCGCACCGAACGCGACGAGCCGCGGCTGCGTGCCATGGCCGAGGACTTCGACCGGGTCGCCGCCCTCCACGACCACCCGCTCGTCTACGGCATCCCGGAGATGGGACGCCACGCCCGTTTCCTCCTGGGCGAGCCCGGCGAACCCCGCCCGCCCCGGATCGCGATGGAGGAGCTGTACGGTGACGGCTCGGTGCCGCCCGTCTCCGACGATCTGCGCGACGACCTCGTCCGCTGTCTCGACGCGGTCACCGGCGCCGGATTCGACGTGGTCGTCGTGGACCAGACGATGCCCGAGCAGCGCCGGCTCGGACTGCGCACCGTCAGCGTCCTCGTACCCGGCCTGCTGCCCATCGACTTCGGCTGGAGCCGACAGCGCGCCCTCGGCATGCCCCGGATGCGCACGGCCCTGCGGGAAGCCGGCCTGCGGGCACACGACCTCACCCCCGCCGACCTCAACCCCGCGCCGCATCCCTTCCCCTGA
- a CDS encoding TOMM precursor leader peptide-binding protein, producing MPTDVIEADDAREAGSTKKGAAPVANTGSPDAVGSPDGAGTSDTTGSPGAAGPAEGPGSADGAGTPDAAKTPHGAGSADGAEASDGTGADGGAGAPEESRAGRTPFDTLAATRPRIRRDVLFTETPGGVLFHNADGGFHLTGRTAYRFASLMVPHLTGDHSLAELCTGFGAPQRGMAAELVRTLYERDFARDVPLTDDDPGSGPGEAAARRYATQIAYVDHYTDRAPERFRRFRDTAVAVLGDDAVARWCALSLVRNGCARIALAADFPEVAAEAAEAVDDGCPVRTDRLPAEPEWPELADHDTVVVTGAGAARRVHRLLAAGVPEGKTLIPVWAFGELAVTGPLATAGSTGCWSCALLRLGANHDAGAAAALWSEVAGAAAEPGRPAGEGPLDGPVAAMTGNLLAYEIFRIATGALPAETDRQVLLQNLQSLDVVAEPLLPHPRCSLCGPGRPRPATGTAGESATGVLPGSRPGTTSGPPGALAVPATASVETARDAEDTVDALNRTSTALVGAFAGVFARFDDETLTQTPLKVARLELALAPGERRTIAAFDVHHLAGARTRALRLAAETYVEHVVPVRLLAGAGADLPAVAPAALTTGAGTATASEVAAWVPATSLLTGERVKVPAAAVRPFGAYNRERIVLATSAGAGSGGTDGEAAGSGLLSAVAHDALLCALRGTARTATVAPDDDPELVFLLKSAVNLGIEAHLLDLGEDARTGCAAVLAREAGGPAARWAVAAGLSRREACCAALRDLLGAVQLTADDSGCAVDTGDPLVPELAAGTLTATDGPVPAGAPGTTFDAVLDRLRAGGRDALYVPTTPGDLPAGGIATARVLLTRGRGNGTDAR from the coding sequence ATGCCCACCGACGTCATCGAAGCAGACGACGCAAGAGAAGCCGGTTCCACGAAGAAGGGCGCAGCCCCGGTGGCGAACACGGGATCACCGGATGCGGTGGGATCGCCGGACGGAGCGGGAACATCGGATACCACGGGATCGCCGGGCGCAGCGGGCCCGGCCGAAGGCCCGGGCTCGGCCGACGGCGCGGGGACGCCGGACGCAGCGAAGACGCCGCACGGCGCCGGCTCGGCCGACGGCGCGGAGGCGTCCGACGGAACGGGGGCCGACGGGGGCGCCGGCGCCCCCGAGGAATCCCGCGCGGGCCGTACGCCGTTCGACACGCTCGCCGCCACACGGCCCCGGATCCGCCGCGACGTGCTGTTCACCGAGACTCCGGGCGGCGTTCTCTTCCACAACGCCGACGGCGGCTTCCATCTGACCGGGCGGACCGCCTACCGGTTCGCGTCGCTGATGGTGCCCCACCTCACCGGCGACCACAGCCTCGCCGAACTGTGCACGGGATTCGGCGCCCCGCAGCGCGGGATGGCCGCCGAACTGGTCCGGACCCTCTACGAGCGCGACTTCGCACGGGACGTACCGCTCACCGACGACGACCCGGGAAGCGGGCCGGGTGAGGCGGCCGCACGCCGCTACGCCACCCAGATCGCCTACGTCGACCACTACACCGACCGTGCCCCCGAGCGCTTCCGCCGCTTCCGGGACACCGCCGTCGCGGTGCTCGGCGACGACGCGGTCGCCCGCTGGTGCGCCCTGAGCCTGGTCCGCAACGGCTGCGCCAGGATCGCCCTCGCCGCTGACTTCCCCGAGGTGGCCGCAGAAGCGGCGGAAGCCGTCGACGACGGCTGTCCCGTGCGCACCGACCGGCTCCCCGCCGAGCCCGAGTGGCCGGAACTCGCCGACCACGACACGGTCGTGGTCACCGGGGCGGGTGCCGCGAGGCGCGTCCACCGACTGCTGGCCGCCGGCGTCCCCGAGGGCAAGACCCTCATTCCCGTGTGGGCGTTCGGCGAACTGGCCGTCACCGGCCCGCTCGCCACCGCGGGTTCCACCGGGTGCTGGTCCTGCGCCCTGCTCAGGCTCGGAGCCAACCACGACGCCGGCGCGGCCGCCGCACTCTGGAGCGAGGTGGCGGGCGCCGCGGCCGAACCCGGCCGCCCCGCCGGGGAGGGGCCGCTCGACGGACCCGTCGCCGCCATGACGGGGAATCTGCTCGCCTACGAGATCTTCCGGATCGCCACCGGAGCCCTGCCGGCCGAGACGGACCGGCAGGTCCTGCTCCAGAACCTCCAGTCCCTCGACGTCGTCGCCGAGCCCCTGCTGCCCCACCCCCGCTGCTCGCTGTGCGGCCCCGGGAGGCCACGGCCCGCCACCGGGACCGCCGGGGAGAGCGCGACCGGCGTCCTGCCCGGCAGCAGGCCGGGGACGACGTCCGGGCCGCCCGGTGCGCTCGCCGTCCCCGCCACGGCGAGCGTGGAGACCGCGCGTGACGCCGAGGACACCGTCGACGCGCTCAACCGCACCAGCACCGCCCTCGTGGGTGCCTTCGCCGGAGTCTTCGCCCGCTTCGACGACGAGACGCTGACCCAGACCCCGCTCAAGGTCGCGCGTCTCGAACTCGCCCTCGCCCCGGGAGAACGCCGCACGATCGCCGCCTTCGACGTGCACCACCTCGCCGGGGCCCGGACGCGGGCGCTGCGCCTGGCTGCCGAGACGTACGTCGAGCACGTCGTTCCGGTACGGCTCCTGGCCGGCGCCGGGGCGGACCTGCCCGCCGTGGCACCGGCCGCACTCACCACCGGGGCCGGCACCGCGACGGCATCGGAGGTCGCCGCCTGGGTTCCGGCCACGTCGCTGCTCACCGGCGAACGCGTGAAGGTGCCGGCCGCCGCCGTACGGCCGTTCGGCGCGTACAACCGCGAGCGGATCGTCCTCGCGACCTCCGCCGGAGCGGGCTCCGGCGGCACCGACGGAGAGGCGGCGGGAAGCGGTCTGCTGTCGGCCGTCGCCCACGACGCCCTGCTGTGCGCGCTGCGCGGGACGGCCCGGACCGCGACGGTGGCACCGGACGACGACCCCGAACTCGTCTTCCTGCTCAAGTCCGCGGTCAACCTGGGAATCGAGGCGCACCTGCTCGACCTCGGCGAGGACGCACGCACCGGCTGCGCCGCCGTGCTCGCCCGCGAGGCCGGCGGACCGGCCGCGCGCTGGGCCGTCGCCGCCGGTCTCTCCCGCAGGGAGGCGTGCTGCGCCGCCCTGCGGGATCTGCTGGGCGCGGTCCAGCTGACCGCCGACGACTCCGGGTGCGCGGTCGACACCGGAGATCCGCTCGTCCCCGAACTGGCCGCGGGCACCCTCACCGCCACGGACGGGCCCGTACCGGCCGGCGCCCCCGGTACGACGTTCGACGCCGTCCTCGACCGGCTGCGTGCGGGTGGTCGGGACGCGCTGTACGTCCCGACCACCCCGGGCGATCTGCCCGCCGGCGGCATCGCCACCGCACGTGTCCTGCTCACTCGGGGCCGGGGAAACGGCACCGATGCCCGCTGA